DNA from Paraburkholderia sp. BL10I2N1:
CGCGTATCACTTCTGGATGCAGGACATGAAGCCGCTTACCCGCACAAGCGGCGATCAATACCTTCATCGCGAGTCGCTCGAGTACCGCAACGCGGTCAAGCGCAAGATCCACGCGTATCACGTCTTTATCCAGGCCGCCATCATCTGTCAGGGACTGCAAAACTATCTGGCAGTGGCGTTCCCTTCGCACGTCTGGAACTCCTTTGGATCGTGGCTGCGCACCGTCCACCCCGGGATCCCTCCATCGGAACTGGTCGTCGCTAATGCCCTACGGCAAAGCCTTCCCGAATTTCTCGTGAACAACACTGGAAGCCACATCTTCGCAAAATTCATCATGAAAAGGCAGGATACCGAAACCTTTGAAATGTTCTCAGCGGCCGCATAGTACAAAAACCAGGCCAAACGAGTGATGCTCACGGTGAGCGCTTACCCTGTAGGGCATAAGCTCTGACCCTGTTCATCCCTGAAAACTCGGCACTCGCGAGTGACTAATCGCCGACATCTTTATTGCATTTCGCCTCAATGTATCTTTCCATGTGACTACGATCCAAATGCCATCTTCTATCGTTTCCATTACGAGGATCGGAGCGCTCGCCGCCTCGCTGTGCGGCATCCTGGCCATAACGGACTACGCGAATGCCGCAGATAACGTGATCGTGCTCGATTCCGGCGAAGCGCAACTGACGCTGATCGACGAGACCACGCACAAGGTTATCGGCACAGAGCCGACCGGCAAGGAACCGCACCATCTGATGATCACGCCCGACGGCCGCTCCCTGATCGTTGCTAATTCGGTTTCGAACAATTTGATGTTTCTCGACCCGCACACCGGTAAGGTGCAGCGTACCGTGCAGGACATCGAAGACCCGTATCAACTGGGCTTCTCTCCGGATCACAAGTGGTTCGTCACGGCCGCGCTGCGCATGGACCGCGTCGACATCTACCGCTATGACGGCGCGAATATGGCGCTGGTCAAGCATATCGAACTGGCGAAGACTCCTAGCCACATGACGTTCGCCACGGACAACCGCACCGTGTTCGTCACGCTGCAGGATTCGGGCGAACTGGCTGCGATCGATCTGCCGACCCTGAAAGTGCTGTGGAAAATGCATGTGGGCAATGAACCCGCAGGTCTCTGGATGACCCCTGGCGACAAATATCTGCTGGTCGGCATGACGGGCGAAGACGATGTGACCGTGGTCGACTGGCACAAGCAACAGATCGTCAAGAAAATTCACACGGGACGCGGCGCGCATAACTTCCGCAACCTCGACGACGGCAAGCATGTGGTGGTTTCCAATCGCGTCGAAAGCACCATCAGCATCATCGATTACACGACACTCACCAACGTCGGCGATATCACCGGCCTGATGCCCGGGCCTGACGACATGGAACTAACCCCGGACAAGCGCTATCTATGGGTGGGATTTCGCTTCGCGAAGCATGTGGGCATCATCGACATGACGACCCACAAGCTGATCGAGACCATTGCGGTCGGCCGCTCGCCGCACGGCATCTATTTCGACAACCGCGCGCCCGTCGTGTCGCCTAACCCCGACTAAGCCTGGTTTTTCGACGCCACACTTGCATGACTGGCAGATCACGAGGATTCTGATGTTCCATGAAATCGTCGCGCAACTCGACAATATGGTGTCCGCGCTGCAAACGCTTCTGTATGTCGACGTCTTGCAGCCGTTCTTCTACCGCTTCGGCTTGATGGGTTACGACGAAGACACCTATGACGCGTTGTACTGGGTGATCATCGGCGTGCTGGAAATCGTTGTGACATATCTCGCGCTGCGGCCACTCGAAGCATTGCGTCCCATTGAGCAGTGGCAGCATCGCAAGGCGCTGCGCGCCGACGTGATCTACACGTGGATCGCCAAGCTGGGCATCATCAACATCGCGTTCTTTTTCATGCTCCAGCCGCTGTTCGACCACTGGCAGAGCCTGATCTCGATCTACGACATCCCGAACATCGACATCGACAGCCTGTGGCCAGGCGTCACCGATCAGCCGCTTGTCTCGTTCCTGATCTACCTGGTGGTGCTCGATTTCGCCGGCTACTGGTATCACCGATGGCAGCATCGTTTCGGCGTCTGGTGGGAACTGCATGCGGTGCATCATAGCCAGCAGCAGATGTCGTTGTGGAACGATGACCGCAATCATTTTCTCGACGACATCATTCAGGCAGCGTTCTTCGCGGCGATTTCGTTGTTTATCGGCGTGCAGCCGACGCAGTTCGTGGTGCTGGTCGCCGTCAGCAACTTCATGCAGAGCGTGCAGCACGTCAATGCGCGCTTGCCGTACGGCTGGCTGCTCGAACGCATCATCGTCAGTCCGATCTTTCACCGCCGCCACCACGCGGTGGGCTACGGCCATGAAGGCTCCGCTTACGGCTGCAATTTTGGCGTGCTGTTTCCTTGGTGGGACATGATGTTCCGCACCGTTTCATGGAACCCTGCCGTCGAGCCGACCGGCATCCGCGACCAGCAACGCGTGCCGCATGGCTCAGGGCGTTCATATGGCGACGGATTGATCGCACAGCAGTGGCTCGCGTTTGGCCGAATTGCGAAGCGTCTGCGCGGGCAAGGGAACTACGCCGGCGGTGCCGTGCAGTAAGTGCAACCGACGCCGTGCACCTTGTTGCTGCGGTCGCACAGCGCTGCGCAGCACGTTTGTGACCCGGTCTAAAGAAACCCGACAGCGCCGTTCGTCCGTGGTCGGCGCCTGCAACCGGGCATCGATTTCGGCCAGAGTGATCGTTCCGTACTGCACCGAGTCGCGCTTGCCAAACATATTGTGGTTGATACCGTGAAGCATCAGGATCTTTTTCATTCGTCACTCCGTTGCACCTTCAATCCAGCGGCACCGTGAGCCGGTCGATCACGGTACGGGTCTGGGGCCGCACGCCTCGCCACCAGTCGAATGCTTCCGCCGCCTGCTCCACCAGCATGCCGACACCGTCCGCGACACCCAGCACGCCCGCATTGCGAGCGAGTCTCAGGAAGGGCGTCAATCGTTTGCCATAGACGAGTTCGTAAGCCGCGCCTGCAGGACTGAAAGCGCTCGGTGGGACAGGCGGCAGGTTGCCGGTAAGGCTGGCCGACGTCGCGTTGACCACCAGGTCGAACTGTCCCATCGCCTCGAGGTCGCCGTACCCGCAGGCGGCAAGCGGACCGCTCGTAGCGACTTGTTCGACCAGCGCCCGAACCTTGACAATGTCCCGGTTAGCGACGACCAGTTCAGCAGGTCGCGCGGCAAGGAATGGCAGCAATGCACCACGCACCGCCCCACCGGCGCCGAGGATCAGCACTCGCCTGCCGGCCATCGGCAGGTTCAGGTTGACCTCGATGTCGCGCACCAGACCAACACCGTCAAAATTCTCAGCGACGATCCGGCCGTCGCTGAAGCTCAGCGCATTGGCGGCACCGGCCAGTGCCGCGCGTTCACTGCGTTCATCGGCCATCGCGAACGCCTTCAGCTTGAACGGCGCGGTCACGTTCATGCCTTTGCCGCCCGCTGCAATGAACGCGCGCACGGTCGCGGCAAACGCGTCCTGCGGCTCCAGCGGTCCTTCGATTGCCGTATAGGACATGTCCTGCTGCGTCTCCTGCGCGAAGAGACCGTGGATCAGCGGGGATTTCGTATGGCCGATCGGGTTGCCGATCACAGCGTACTGGTCAGTCATCATGGCCTCGCTTTTGAATACAGCACACCTTCAGTCTGCATCGCGTCGATCTCGGCAGCGCAGAAACCCAGCGATTGCGCCACTTCGGCGTTGTGCTGACCGAGATCGGGCGCGACCTCGCGGATTGTCGTGTCGCAGTCGGAGAAACGGAACGGCAGGTTCGGCAGACGCAACTTGCCGTAGCGCGGGTGCTCCTGCTCGACCACCATGCCGCGCGCCACGATCTGCGGATCGACAAGCACTTCGTCAATGCGCTGCACCTTCGCGCAAGGCACGTCGATGCCATCCAGCAGCTCAAGCACCTGCGCGACCGGTCGGCTTGTCACCCAGGGCTTCACGACGGACAGAATGTCCAACCGGTTCGCATTGCGTCCCGCGAGGGTGTGAAAGCGTGTATCGGCGCCAAAGCCGGCCGGTCCTCCATGCGCCTCGACGAGCGACGCGAAGCGCTTCCAAGCGTCGTCCACCTGGGCCGCGATTACAAGGTCGCCGTCGGCGGCACGAAACACGCCATAAAGCGTCGACGTGGGCATGTCGTGACCGGTCTGCTCCGGCAAGATGCCTTGCATCGTGTAGCACTGCACCGCGTATTCGTGCATCGACACCAGCGTGTCGTAGAGCGCCATGTCGATGTGCTGGCCGCGGCCGCTCTTCACGCGACCGAGCAGCGCGGCATTGATCGCCGCCACCGCGTGAATACCGGTGTACATGTCGCCGAGCGAAATGCGCATCAGCGGGGGCGGCTCGCCGGGAGTGCCGATCATCTGCATGATCCCGCTCTTCGCTTCGGCAATCAGACCGAAACCGGCGCGATGCGCGTCCGGTCCCGTATGGCCGTAGGCCGAGATTGAGCAGTAGACCAGTTTCAGATTTCGCGCGGACAGTTCGTCGTAACCGAGCCCGAGTTTGTTCAGCGCACCCGGCCGGTAGTTCTCGACGAACACGTCCGCCGAGTCGCACAGTCGCTGCATGAACTCCTTGCCGCGCGGGTCCCGCATGTCGACGCTGACGCCGCGCTTGCCCATGTTGAGTTGCAGGAAGTAGCCGCTCTGCTCGTCGTCGAGCACAGTGGCGTGCTGACGACCCGCATCGCCGCTGCCGGGCCGCTCGACCTTGATGACTTCGGCACCGAGCGCCGCAAGACAGCGCCCAACATACGGACCGGCCAGAAAATGGCTGTAATCGACGACGCGAATACCTTCGAGAGGACGTGCTTGCATCAGAATGCTCCCGGGCGGCGCGGCACCATCAGACGATGCTCGCCATGCTGGACGACATTTCCGTCCTGATTAATCAGTTCGGACGGCAGTACGACGATCCCCCAGCCGGGGCGGCTCTTGCTCGCGCGCATCGTGCCCACACTGAATTTCACGTACAGCACGTCATTGACCTTGATCGGCAGGTTGAAGTCCCACGTCCAGCCGAGCGACATACCCGGCAGGAAGCGGTAGTCGCTCTGTGTCTTGAGCCCATCGGCGATAGACAGGCCAAACAGACCGTGTGCAACGATCGAACCGAAGTGGCTCGCGTTTGCGTATTCCTCGTCCACATGAACCGGTGTGTGATCGCCTGTCAGGTCCGCATAGGCCAGAATGCGTTCCTTCGTTACCGTGTAGTTCGGGCTCACGCAGTCGTCGCCCTCGCGGGCATCGTCCCAATATTTATCGACGATCGTCATCTCAAACCTCCGAGCGTGGATTAATGTCCAGTGCCCGCACCACGCACGATGCGGGCTTGGCCTGGATCAGTTCGACGGCGAGGCCGTCCGGGAGGCGCAACCAGTTACGTCCCTGTGGCATTTCGCTGACGTCATACTTTTGCGCTGCAGCCAGCGCGGCCTCCATGTCTTCACACATCACTCCGAGGTGGCCGAGGCGACCTTCAGGCGCGTCATGCTGGGGGTTATGGATGAACTGCAAACCGCCGAGCGTCCAGTACTGTCGTGGGTCATCGACGGTGCCGTCGACCTCGCGCATCGTCATGCCGAGAACGTCTTCGAAAAAGCGGATGTGCCAGTGGATGTCCTTCACCCAGATGGCGACATGCTCCAGATAAGCCTTGCTGCCGTTCATGCGGTTGTCTCCCTGTGTTGTCGGTCGGTCATGGCTCGCTCGATGCCCTTGATGCACGCCACCAGCGTCGCGTTGACGGGCGTCGGCACGCCGTGCCGTTGTCCCCAGCGCACGACCGCGCCATTGATAAAGTCGATTTCGGTGATGGAGCCTTTTTCGAGGCTTTGCAGCATCGAAGTCTTGAAGGTGGGGGATAGCCCCGCGCCGGCGAGGGTCCACGGGCGTTCGGGATCGGTGGTGGAGAGCGTTATGCCTGCGGCCCGGGCGACCGCGATCGCTTCGGCGACTGCCGCGAGCGCCGCGGTCTTCAGAAGCGGTTCGTCGTAAAGCTGACCGTAGGTCAGGCCGGTGGTGGCCGTCAGCGCGCCGGTTGCGACATTGACCAGCAGCTTGTCCCACATCGTGTCGAGGATGTTGTCGCTGACCGTGGTGGCCAGTCCGGCGGCGTTGAAGGTTTCAGCGATCGCCGTCACGCGGGAAGTGATCCGGCGATCGAGTTCGCCGATGTAAGTCGCCTTGCCAGCGACGCCGGACTCGATGTGCCCAGGATTGCGCATCACGCCGCCGACGTATGTCTTGCCGGCCAGCACGCGCTCGCGCCCCACGATATCGGCGAGCACCTCTTCGTGCCCAAGGCCGTTCTGCAACGACAGGACCAGCGTGTCGGGTCCGATCAGCTCGTGGGCGCCGCGCATCGCCGCATCGGTATGAAATGACTTGACCAGCACGACGACCAGATCGACGGAGCCGGCCTCCGCAGCCCGCGTCGCCGCGCGGACTGTCACGCGACGTGAGCCGTTCGCATCGTCTACGCGGAGACCATCGCGTCGCATGGCCTCTATGTGTGCCGCCGAGCGGTTCAGCAGCCAGACTTCGTTGCCGCCTTCGGTCAGCGTCGCGCCAATGGCGCAGCCTAGAGCACCCGCACCAAGAATCGCAATCTTCACTGTCGTCTCCTTAATCTGGAGATCAAGATACGATTCGGTGCTCATATCCGCAATGCAATGGATACAATGACATCATTGCGCCAAACAATATCGCTATGGACCCGGCAGAACTCCCCGATCTGAAGCTGCTGCAGCTTTTCGATCTTCTCTACGATGTCCGCAGCGTCACGCGCGTCGCGGAGCAACTCGGACAGAGTCAGCCGACGATCAGCATCTGGCTCGGGCGTTTGAGGGAGCATCTGCAAGACCCGCTGTTCATACGTACGCCTGCCGGCATGGCGCCGACGCCGCAAGCCGATGCGCTGATCGGTCCGTGCCGGGAGATACTCGAATCACTGCGGCGCTTCGCTGCGTGGGAGATTGCATTCGACCCCACCACCGCAAAGCGGCGGTTCCGCATTTGCATGACCGACGCGAGCCACATCACGCTTCTTCCGCGCATGCTGGCGCACGTGCGCGCGCAGGCGCCGGGGATCCGTCTCGAAGCGGCCAGGATCGACGGCAATACCGAACGCGCGCTGGAATCAGGTGAGGCAGACCTTGCGATCGGTCACGTGCCCTGGCTCGGCGGCGGCATTTATCAGCAGCAGTTGTACACGCAGGACTGGGTGTGTCTGATGAATAAGCATCATCCGCGCGTGCGCGGAAAGCTCGGGCTTGAGCAGTACCGCGCGGAAGGCCATGTCGCCATCGCGGCGGGGACCGGGGCGCAACTGCTGGAGCAGGCGGTTGTGCGTGAGCACGTTGAGCGGGACGTTGTACTCGAGCTGCCGGGTTTTCTCGGGCTGGGGGCGATCATCCAGACAACCGACCTAATCGCGACGCTGCCAAGGCATATCGGTGAGACGCTGGCGAGGGTAAATGACCTGTCGGTGCATCCGTGTCCACTACCGGTGGAGGGATTTTCGGTACGGCAGCACTGGCACGCCCGCTATCACCACGAAGCGGGAAATCGCTGGTTGCGCGATCTGGTGGCTCAGCTATTCAGCAGTTTGCGCTGACGTTTCGCTTGACGTCGATCGTCGTGGCGTCGCGAGAGGTACTGCCTTCTTGTCGTGCGGAGAATGGGCCTGGCGCTTACGTCTTCCACAATGCGAACTCTCCATGCGCAAGTTCCTGTTCGAGAAAGTCGACGCAGACGCGCAGCGTTGGCGACTGCGTCGAGCGTGCTGCTGACATCGTTCCGCCGTTTTACGTGCGGCCCGCCAAGACTCTCCTGTGTCAAGTTCGATGCTCACCCGGACGGCGATCGGCCACCTGATCGTCGGTTCTATCCCCGGGACCGGCCGTTCAGTTGACGTAGCATCGAACGGCCCTCGCAGGGTTGGGCGCGGGAAAGCATATCAGTCAGTATGTGGGCATGGGGAACTGGTGTATGAGGATCTGCTTGATGCGTAGATTGCGACCGACGCCGCGGATCGCCCGCCCGACGTCTGCGTACGCCGTTTCGCGTTGTGCCAGGTTGCCGGTGACGTCGCACCGGCTCTATGAAGCCGACACTCGAGGGGAATTCGGCAGCATTGCCTTGTTGAATTGAACTGAATGCGGGTTTTTCTCGAACGTGTCGAGATTGGCTGGCCTGAAGCGCATCCGGTCAGGCGAGAGCGAAATTTCGACACGGACAGGTCGGTTTAAGGGTTTAAGTTGCGAGCGCGGGCCGAGTTCTCGCTAGGATGTATTTTTCAGCACGACTTGTCCGAGGCGGCTGTTCTCAAGCGCGAGAGACGCGGCTGCGCAGGCTCGCGCCTCCTGGCGATCCCCCTCCAGCGAGGCGCGCACTGCGCGAAGAATGAGGCGTCGCGCTTGCGTTTCGGCGCGGCGGACGAGCGTGAGATCGCAGCCGCAGCGAAGGCACGCCGCGGACTCGCCCAGGCGGGCTCGGCACCCAGGGCAGCGTTCCAAACTCACGCCTCCAGGTAGTACAGGAGGTCGGCGAGAGACGCCATCGCCGCTCGCAATGACGCATCGTCTCCGTCCAGGGCGTCCCGGACAGCCTCGATCGCGTCGACCAGGTCTTCTGCGTCCTCCGCGCCGGCCTTCTCGAGCAGGCGCTCGGCCTTTTCCACCAGGGCGCGCGCTTCCACGCCCAGACGGCGGCTATCGCTCTGGCGGTCGCGTTCGGGCGCGCGGGCCCCCTCGTGTTCGACGAACAGCGCGTGAACCCGATTGCGCGCCTCGTCGAGCTTGTCCTGCTCGAAGCGGGCGATGGCATTGGCAATGGTTATCGAGCGTTCGAGCCCGCTTTGCTTCTCGCGCGCCGTCACCTGTAGTATCCCGTTCAGATCAAGGGAGAGGCCAAGCACGATCGGATTGCCGGCCAGAGCGTTGCCCAGCAGGCCCTCGACAGTGAAACGGCCAATCTCGATATTGTTCAGTGCGTCCGGGTCCTCTCCCTGGTATACGGTCACATCCACCCTCTCCTGACCATCGAACAGCGTATAGAAGACCTCGCTCCTGGTTACCGGGATGGGCGTGTTTTTGCGAATGAGCGGGACAAAGCAGTACGGGTAGGGCTCCCCGTTAAGCTCGGCGATGGCACTGGTGCCAAAGGTGTAGGGCGTCACGTCGATCAGTACAGTGTGCGTCTGGACACCAGCGATGAGCGCCGCCTGGATCGCCGCTCCCATGGCCACGCACAAGTCGGGATCCACTTCGCTGCGGGGCGGCAGCCCCAGAGCTTGTTCGAGGCGGCGCGCTACCAGCGGCGTGCGCGTGGCCCCGCCCACCAGGAGGATCTCGTCGATATCGGAAACGGTAAGACCGGCGCCGCTTAACGCCACGTGCACCGCGTCCAGGGTCTCGTCAATGTAGTGCTTGATCATCGCCTCGTAGTCGTCGCGGGAGATCTCCAGCGACAGGTGCACTGGCACACCTTCGTGCTCCAGCAGGTATTCTTCGGCGAAGGTGGCGTAGGGCTGGTCGGACAACGCGATTTTGACCGCTTCTGCTGCGCGCTGCAGCCGGGCCATGGCGGTGACGGACCGGCTGGCATCAACACCGATCGTCTCGTTGAGATGCTCGAGCGCAAGATCGACCAGCTTGCGGTCGAAATCGTCACCGCCAAGATGGTTGTTGCCATGGCTTGCCAGCACCTCCACCACGTCGCTCTCGAGATTAACGACGGAAACATCGAAGGTGCCGCCGCCCAGATCGTACACCAGCGCCTTGCGCGCGCCCTTGTGGCGACTCTCGTAGGCAAGCGCTGCAGCGGTTGGCTCGTTGATGATGCGCACGACTTCCAGACCGGCAATCTCACCCGCTTCGCGGGTGGCCTGACGTTGCGCGTCTGAGAAGAAGGCCGGCACCGTGATCACGGCTCGCGTTACGGCATGGCCAAGGTGCGTTTCGGCGAGGCTCTTCAGCTGGCGCAGAATGATCGCCGAGATTTCCTGTGGCGCGTAGTCCGCCGTGCCCATCGTCACGCGCGCGCTTTCCCCCATGCGCCGTTTGATCGAACGCACCGTGCGATCCGGGTGCAACACATACTGGTTCTTCGCCGCTTCGCCAACGAGCAGCGTGCCGTCGTCGGCGATGCCCACCACCGAAGGCAGGATGGGTACGCCACCGGACACCGGTATGACTTCCACGCGTCCGTCGCGCACCACGGCGATCTCGGAGTTGGTGGTGCCCAGATCGATACCGACAATGACCTCACTCATGCTTGCATTCCTTTCTTGTTCACGATGACCTCTGCGGCGCGCAACAGCTCCTGGCCATGCAGGAAACCCCGCCGCACTTCTCGCAGTACGATGCCCTCGGGCGCGTCTTGTGCCGACTCGACGCCGACCGCGCGCATGCGTTGCGGGTCGAGCCGCGCGCCGAGCGCATCAATGGGCCGCACCCGGTGGGTCGCGAGCAGTTCGTCGAGCCGCTGCAGTGTAAGCGTCAAGCCCAGGCCCTGGCTTTGCGCGAAGCGCGTGTCGCCGGGCACCATGCGGGCGAGCAGGGAAGGTCGCCGCGCTGCGGCGGCATCCACGCCGGCCTGCAGCCGGTCGCGCAGATCGAGCATGCCCAGCAGCAAGCGGCGCTCGGCCTCGCGCGTGGCCATAGCCGCCTGTTCGCGCGCACGTTCGAGATCGCGCGTGAGCCGTTCGTTGTGCTCACGCAGCGTCTCGCCGAAACTGCGCAGCTCCTCCAGCGCACTCTTGAACTGGCGCGACTCCAGGCGCACTTCGTTTTTCAGCACGGCCATCTCGGCAAGCAGCGT
Protein-coding regions in this window:
- a CDS encoding CoA transferase is translated as MQARPLEGIRVVDYSHFLAGPYVGRCLAALGAEVIKVERPGSGDAGRQHATVLDDEQSGYFLQLNMGKRGVSVDMRDPRGKEFMQRLCDSADVFVENYRPGALNKLGLGYDELSARNLKLVYCSISAYGHTGPDAHRAGFGLIAEAKSGIMQMIGTPGEPPPLMRISLGDMYTGIHAVAAINAALLGRVKSGRGQHIDMALYDTLVSMHEYAVQCYTMQGILPEQTGHDMPTSTLYGVFRAADGDLVIAAQVDDAWKRFASLVEAHGGPAGFGADTRFHTLAGRNANRLDILSVVKPWVTSRPVAQVLELLDGIDVPCAKVQRIDEVLVDPQIVARGMVVEQEHPRYGKLRLPNLPFRFSDCDTTIREVAPDLGQHNAEVAQSLGFCAAEIDAMQTEGVLYSKARP
- a CDS encoding type II 3-dehydroquinate dehydratase, with translation MKKILMLHGINHNMFGKRDSVQYGTITLAEIDARLQAPTTDERRCRVSLDRVTNVLRSAVRPQQQGARRRLHLLHGTAGVVPLPAQTLRNSAKREPLLCDQSVAI
- a CDS encoding beta-propeller fold lactonase family protein; translation: MPSSIVSITRIGALAASLCGILAITDYANAADNVIVLDSGEAQLTLIDETTHKVIGTEPTGKEPHHLMITPDGRSLIVANSVSNNLMFLDPHTGKVQRTVQDIEDPYQLGFSPDHKWFVTAALRMDRVDIYRYDGANMALVKHIELAKTPSHMTFATDNRTVFVTLQDSGELAAIDLPTLKVLWKMHVGNEPAGLWMTPGDKYLLVGMTGEDDVTVVDWHKQQIVKKIHTGRGAHNFRNLDDGKHVVVSNRVESTISIIDYTTLTNVGDITGLMPGPDDMELTPDKRYLWVGFRFAKHVGIIDMTTHKLIETIAVGRSPHGIYFDNRAPVVSPNPD
- a CDS encoding Hsp70 family protein, whose translation is MSEVIVGIDLGTTNSEIAVVRDGRVEVIPVSGGVPILPSVVGIADDGTLLVGEAAKNQYVLHPDRTVRSIKRRMGESARVTMGTADYAPQEISAIILRQLKSLAETHLGHAVTRAVITVPAFFSDAQRQATREAGEIAGLEVVRIINEPTAAALAYESRHKGARKALVYDLGGGTFDVSVVNLESDVVEVLASHGNNHLGGDDFDRKLVDLALEHLNETIGVDASRSVTAMARLQRAAEAVKIALSDQPYATFAEEYLLEHEGVPVHLSLEISRDDYEAMIKHYIDETLDAVHVALSGAGLTVSDIDEILLVGGATRTPLVARRLEQALGLPPRSEVDPDLCVAMGAAIQAALIAGVQTHTVLIDVTPYTFGTSAIAELNGEPYPYCFVPLIRKNTPIPVTRSEVFYTLFDGQERVDVTVYQGEDPDALNNIEIGRFTVEGLLGNALAGNPIVLGLSLDLNGILQVTAREKQSGLERSITIANAIARFEQDKLDEARNRVHALFVEHEGARAPERDRQSDSRRLGVEARALVEKAERLLEKAGAEDAEDLVDAIEAVRDALDGDDASLRAAMASLADLLYYLEA
- the aroE gene encoding shikimate dehydrogenase — translated: MTDQYAVIGNPIGHTKSPLIHGLFAQETQQDMSYTAIEGPLEPQDAFAATVRAFIAAGGKGMNVTAPFKLKAFAMADERSERAALAGAANALSFSDGRIVAENFDGVGLVRDIEVNLNLPMAGRRVLILGAGGAVRGALLPFLAARPAELVVANRDIVKVRALVEQVATSGPLAACGYGDLEAMGQFDLVVNATSASLTGNLPPVPPSAFSPAGAAYELVYGKRLTPFLRLARNAGVLGVADGVGMLVEQAAEAFDWWRGVRPQTRTVIDRLTVPLD
- a CDS encoding 2-dehydropantoate 2-reductase is translated as MKIAILGAGALGCAIGATLTEGGNEVWLLNRSAAHIEAMRRDGLRVDDANGSRRVTVRAATRAAEAGSVDLVVVLVKSFHTDAAMRGAHELIGPDTLVLSLQNGLGHEEVLADIVGRERVLAGKTYVGGVMRNPGHIESGVAGKATYIGELDRRITSRVTAIAETFNAAGLATTVSDNILDTMWDKLLVNVATGALTATTGLTYGQLYDEPLLKTAALAAVAEAIAVARAAGITLSTTDPERPWTLAGAGLSPTFKTSMLQSLEKGSITEIDFINGAVVRWGQRHGVPTPVNATLVACIKGIERAMTDRQHRETTA
- a CDS encoding VOC family protein, whose protein sequence is MNGSKAYLEHVAIWVKDIHWHIRFFEDVLGMTMREVDGTVDDPRQYWTLGGLQFIHNPQHDAPEGRLGHLGVMCEDMEAALAAAQKYDVSEMPQGRNWLRLPDGLAVELIQAKPASCVVRALDINPRSEV
- a CDS encoding sterol desaturase family protein, with protein sequence MFHEIVAQLDNMVSALQTLLYVDVLQPFFYRFGLMGYDEDTYDALYWVIIGVLEIVVTYLALRPLEALRPIEQWQHRKALRADVIYTWIAKLGIINIAFFFMLQPLFDHWQSLISIYDIPNIDIDSLWPGVTDQPLVSFLIYLVVLDFAGYWYHRWQHRFGVWWELHAVHHSQQQMSLWNDDRNHFLDDIIQAAFFAAISLFIGVQPTQFVVLVAVSNFMQSVQHVNARLPYGWLLERIIVSPIFHRRHHAVGYGHEGSAYGCNFGVLFPWWDMMFRTVSWNPAVEPTGIRDQQRVPHGSGRSYGDGLIAQQWLAFGRIAKRLRGQGNYAGGAVQ
- a CDS encoding LysR family transcriptional regulator translates to MDPAELPDLKLLQLFDLLYDVRSVTRVAEQLGQSQPTISIWLGRLREHLQDPLFIRTPAGMAPTPQADALIGPCREILESLRRFAAWEIAFDPTTAKRRFRICMTDASHITLLPRMLAHVRAQAPGIRLEAARIDGNTERALESGEADLAIGHVPWLGGGIYQQQLYTQDWVCLMNKHHPRVRGKLGLEQYRAEGHVAIAAGTGAQLLEQAVVREHVERDVVLELPGFLGLGAIIQTTDLIATLPRHIGETLARVNDLSVHPCPLPVEGFSVRQHWHARYHHEAGNRWLRDLVAQLFSSLR
- the grpE gene encoding nucleotide exchange factor GrpE, with protein sequence MRLLDVEEKERLVEEFRASLEHWEADDEDSNEGPGEPVDLRTLLAEMAVLKNEVRLESRQFKSALEELRSFGETLREHNERLTRDLERAREQAAMATREAERRLLLGMLDLRDRLQAGVDAAAARRPSLLARMVPGDTRFAQSQGLGLTLTLQRLDELLATHRVRPIDALGARLDPQRMRAVGVESAQDAPEGIVLREVRRGFLHGQELLRAAEVIVNKKGMQA
- a CDS encoding MaoC family dehydratase, with amino-acid sequence MTIVDKYWDDAREGDDCVSPNYTVTKERILAYADLTGDHTPVHVDEEYANASHFGSIVAHGLFGLSIADGLKTQSDYRFLPGMSLGWTWDFNLPIKVNDVLYVKFSVGTMRASKSRPGWGIVVLPSELINQDGNVVQHGEHRLMVPRRPGAF